A genome region from Hymenobacter tibetensis includes the following:
- a CDS encoding SusD/RagB family nutrient-binding outer membrane lipoprotein yields the protein MKKSLIYALSAALLTTSCIDSLEDYNIDPKRATVGTAPGATFVANAERNLVRTINSANVNLNPFRFYVQYWAATDYPQESRYDINTRDINGGYWNALYRDVLRDLREAKTNIAADKLLTEPVKANQIACAEVLEIYTWAVLVETFGDVPYTQALNINSALPVYDSQAAIYADLITRLDAVIGQLKPGAGLGDYDLINGGDMALWLKFANSLKLRMALTIADVDDAKARTMVASTVGKVLASNDDIVDLAFDATFPNTNPLYEDLVRSGRNDFVGTSLFVDQLRTKEDPRLDDYFNPADSPAAGAPDFVGGEYGASNPYDEYSPAGDKLRQQTLPGVVMSYAQVEFMLAEAVARGYIAGTVTEHYNAGITASILEWGGTQAEATAYLAQPSVAYATAPGADYREKIGNQKWIALYNQPTEAYKEWRRLDTPRLTKPATANSEIPLRLPYPVAEQNVNTANYNAASSAIGGDVVTTKLFWDKR from the coding sequence ATGAAAAAATCACTCATATATGCTCTATCAGCAGCTTTGCTGACAACCTCCTGCATAGACTCTTTGGAAGATTACAACATCGATCCAAAGAGAGCTACAGTGGGGACTGCGCCCGGCGCAACTTTCGTTGCCAATGCCGAACGTAACTTGGTTCGTACAATAAACAGTGCAAACGTAAACCTGAATCCATTTCGCTTTTACGTTCAATATTGGGCCGCTACCGACTATCCTCAAGAAAGCCGTTACGATATCAACACGCGTGATATCAACGGAGGATATTGGAACGCCCTGTACCGGGATGTGCTTCGTGACTTAAGAGAAGCGAAGACCAATATTGCAGCTGATAAGCTACTTACTGAACCAGTTAAAGCAAATCAGATAGCCTGCGCCGAAGTATTAGAAATATATACTTGGGCAGTTTTGGTGGAAACTTTTGGCGATGTGCCGTACACGCAGGCCCTGAACATCAACTCGGCACTGCCGGTATATGATAGTCAAGCTGCTATCTACGCTGATCTTATTACGCGCCTAGACGCTGTTATAGGACAACTTAAGCCAGGTGCAGGCTTAGGCGACTATGATTTGATCAATGGCGGCGACATGGCGTTGTGGTTGAAATTCGCAAACTCTCTGAAGCTGCGGATGGCACTCACTATTGCTGATGTAGATGATGCCAAAGCCAGAACCATGGTGGCCTCTACAGTTGGAAAAGTTCTTGCTTCCAATGATGACATCGTTGACTTGGCATTTGATGCTACTTTCCCGAACACCAACCCTTTATATGAAGATTTGGTAAGAAGTGGACGTAATGACTTTGTAGGTACTAGCCTCTTCGTTGATCAACTAAGAACAAAGGAAGATCCACGCCTAGACGACTACTTCAATCCTGCGGATTCGCCTGCAGCAGGTGCACCTGATTTCGTTGGAGGAGAGTATGGTGCGTCAAATCCATACGACGAGTATTCTCCTGCAGGTGATAAACTTCGTCAGCAGACATTGCCTGGTGTAGTGATGTCCTACGCGCAAGTTGAATTTATGCTAGCTGAAGCAGTTGCAAGAGGCTACATCGCAGGGACAGTTACGGAGCATTACAATGCAGGAATCACAGCATCGATTCTAGAGTGGGGAGGCACGCAGGCTGAGGCAACGGCTTACTTGGCACAGCCGAGTGTTGCTTACGCCACCGCACCAGGTGCTGACTACAGAGAAAAGATAGGTAACCAGAAGTGGATTGCGCTGTACAATCAGCCTACTGAAGCTTACAAGGAATGGAGAAGACTGGATACACCACGTCTTACCAAACCAGCCACAGCCAACAGCGAAATTCCCTTGCGCTTACCTTATCCAGTCGCCGAGCAGAACGTGAACACGGCTAATTATAATGCCGCTTCTTCTGCAATCGGTGGTGATGTGGTAACTACCAAACTGTTCTGGGACAAGCGTTAG
- a CDS encoding SusC/RagA family TonB-linked outer membrane protein → MRKLLLSALLVSPVLVQQAAAQNRNITGRVTDTATGQGLPGVTVLVKGTSIGASTSADGSYSLSVPATATTLTYSFIGYTSVERPIGTASSIDVGMGTDAKQLSEVVVTALGVERTRNSLAYSATQVEGQSITVARNPNPINGLSGKVAGVNIRQSNTLGGSTNVTIRGTKSLFNSNQPLYVIDGVPISNSNTNTAGQQTGGGGYDYGNAASDLNPDDIATTTILKGAAATALYGERASNGVILITTKKGRKGLGVTINAGITGGRIDKSTFIKYQKEYGGGYYPTFTRTRDFDGDGVIDPLVRLTHDASFGPRFDPSLQVYQWTAFTPGNPNFGKATPWVAAENDPSKFFKTASTLNNSITIDGGNDNGYFKLGYNSVRDKGILPNSEVNKNIVNFAGSLNLTPRLTTSASVNFSQVKGQGRYATGYSGAYSENLMTNFRQWWQTNVDIKELEDAYNYQQLNATWNLSSPTAGATGQYWNNPYFSRNQSYETDSRYRTFGNVAATYKFADWFNVLGRVTLDSYDEFQEERYAVTSVGVPGYSRYNRVGREANFDLIGNFSANITEGVSFKGLAGANIRRESFGFVRSTTNGGLVVPGLYSLSNSLEPITPPAPGIDEVETKRGVDGIFASGTFGYRDMLFLDLTARRDKSTTLPNKNNAFIYPSVATGFVFSELLKDVSWLSYGKARVNYAEVGQGATPQSVFDVYDKPTAFGSIPLFSVAGTKNNEELKPERTKSGEAGVEMAFLQSRLGFDVTVYQQNTVDQIIPVNVSRASGYNSRYVNSGEVRNRGIELTAFASPFRSDNFTWTINANWTRNRNEVLSLYEGVPSIQIASYQGGVSSNATVGKPFGMLRGTNYTYLNGQRLVGTNGRYVESATANEEIGNPNPDWTGGVANTFNYKGISLYFLVDIRHGGDVFSLDRAYGLDTGLPDETAGLNELGNPSRDPISQGGGVLLSGVQADGSPNTVRADNSGIVDGEFTGATAYGTTFNPAAAFVYDASFVKLREVAITYSLPKILLSKINGVKGVDLSLVGRNLWIINKNLPDADPEDALSVGNAGQGYSTGAYPAVRTIGANIRLSF, encoded by the coding sequence ATGAGAAAACTTCTCTTGAGTGCGCTTCTGGTATCGCCCGTCCTGGTGCAGCAGGCGGCGGCGCAGAATCGCAATATCACGGGCCGCGTGACCGACACGGCAACCGGCCAAGGGCTTCCCGGGGTAACAGTGCTGGTTAAGGGAACTTCTATTGGCGCTTCAACAAGTGCTGATGGTTCCTATTCGCTAAGTGTTCCAGCTACTGCTACTACTCTTACTTACAGCTTTATAGGATATACTAGCGTTGAGCGGCCTATTGGCACAGCATCTAGTATCGATGTTGGTATGGGCACCGACGCCAAGCAACTCAGCGAAGTGGTTGTAACCGCGTTGGGTGTAGAAAGAACCCGTAACTCGCTAGCTTATTCCGCTACGCAGGTAGAAGGTCAAAGTATTACAGTTGCTCGTAACCCTAACCCTATCAACGGCTTATCGGGCAAAGTAGCAGGTGTAAACATCCGCCAAAGCAATACGCTCGGTGGCTCTACCAACGTTACAATTCGGGGAACCAAGTCGTTGTTTAATAGCAATCAGCCACTGTATGTGATTGATGGTGTGCCTATTAGCAACTCCAATACAAATACTGCTGGTCAGCAAACTGGTGGAGGTGGATATGACTATGGCAACGCAGCGTCTGATCTTAACCCAGATGACATTGCCACAACAACCATTCTAAAAGGGGCAGCAGCTACTGCTCTCTACGGAGAGCGGGCTTCTAATGGCGTAATCCTTATCACCACCAAGAAAGGTAGAAAAGGACTAGGCGTTACTATCAATGCTGGTATCACAGGAGGCCGCATTGATAAGAGCACTTTCATTAAATACCAGAAGGAATATGGAGGAGGATACTATCCTACGTTCACTAGAACTCGTGACTTCGACGGCGACGGTGTTATTGATCCATTAGTTCGTTTGACTCATGACGCTTCTTTTGGACCGCGCTTTGATCCTAGCTTACAGGTCTACCAGTGGACTGCTTTCACGCCAGGTAATCCCAACTTTGGCAAAGCCACTCCTTGGGTTGCGGCTGAAAATGATCCTTCCAAGTTCTTCAAAACAGCTAGTACCCTGAACAACAGTATCACCATTGACGGAGGCAACGACAATGGATACTTTAAGTTAGGCTACAACAGTGTTCGTGACAAGGGTATTCTACCGAATAGCGAGGTGAACAAGAACATTGTAAACTTTGCAGGGTCGTTGAACCTAACACCGCGCTTAACTACCAGTGCTTCGGTTAACTTCTCCCAGGTGAAGGGCCAGGGTCGCTATGCAACGGGTTATAGCGGAGCATACAGCGAGAACTTGATGACCAACTTCCGCCAGTGGTGGCAGACGAACGTTGATATCAAAGAACTGGAAGATGCATACAACTACCAGCAGCTGAACGCAACGTGGAACTTGAGCAGCCCTACTGCTGGTGCTACTGGTCAGTACTGGAACAACCCGTACTTTTCACGTAATCAGAGCTACGAAACTGACTCTCGTTACCGCACATTCGGTAACGTAGCAGCTACCTACAAGTTTGCTGACTGGTTTAACGTATTGGGCCGCGTGACCCTCGACTCGTACGACGAATTCCAAGAGGAGCGGTATGCTGTAACTTCTGTGGGCGTACCAGGTTATTCGCGCTACAACCGTGTTGGACGGGAAGCCAACTTTGATCTGATTGGTAATTTCTCGGCCAATATCACGGAAGGTGTAAGCTTTAAAGGCTTAGCTGGTGCTAACATTCGCCGTGAGAGCTTTGGGTTTGTGCGTTCCACAACCAATGGCGGCTTGGTAGTTCCAGGACTGTACTCATTGTCGAACAGTTTAGAGCCAATAACCCCTCCGGCTCCTGGTATTGATGAAGTGGAGACAAAAAGAGGAGTTGACGGTATATTTGCTAGCGGTACGTTCGGCTACAGGGATATGCTCTTCCTGGATCTTACTGCCAGAAGAGATAAGTCGACCACTCTACCTAATAAAAACAATGCTTTCATTTATCCTTCGGTAGCAACTGGTTTTGTTTTCTCAGAACTACTGAAAGATGTAAGCTGGCTCTCGTATGGCAAAGCCCGGGTTAACTACGCGGAGGTAGGACAAGGTGCTACGCCACAAAGCGTATTTGATGTATATGACAAGCCTACTGCATTCGGTTCAATCCCATTGTTCTCGGTAGCAGGCACTAAAAACAACGAGGAATTAAAACCAGAGCGCACGAAAAGTGGCGAAGCCGGCGTTGAGATGGCTTTCTTGCAAAGCCGCCTGGGATTTGATGTAACAGTTTATCAGCAAAATACTGTTGACCAAATCATCCCAGTAAACGTTTCGAGAGCTTCTGGTTACAATTCCCGTTATGTAAACTCTGGTGAGGTTCGTAACCGAGGGATTGAGCTTACGGCATTCGCAAGCCCTTTCAGGTCAGATAATTTCACCTGGACTATCAACGCTAACTGGACCAGAAACCGCAACGAAGTCCTCTCTTTGTATGAAGGAGTTCCAAGCATCCAAATAGCTAGCTACCAGGGTGGTGTCTCTTCGAACGCTACTGTTGGAAAGCCATTTGGTATGCTGCGGGGAACTAATTACACTTACCTCAATGGTCAGCGTTTAGTAGGGACTAACGGCCGTTACGTAGAAAGCGCTACTGCCAACGAGGAGATAGGTAATCCTAACCCAGATTGGACGGGTGGTGTTGCCAATACATTCAACTACAAAGGTATCTCTCTTTACTTCTTGGTGGATATTCGCCATGGTGGAGATGTGTTCTCACTTGACCGCGCGTATGGTCTGGACACTGGTTTACCAGATGAGACTGCCGGGCTCAACGAGCTAGGAAATCCTTCGCGTGATCCAATCAGCCAGGGTGGTGGTGTTCTTCTTTCAGGAGTACAGGCCGATGGCTCGCCTAACACAGTACGTGCCGATAACAGCGGTATTGTAGATGGTGAATTTACCGGTGCAACTGCTTACGGAACTACTTTCAATCCAGCGGCGGCCTTTGTGTATGATGCTAGCTTTGTGAAGCTACGTGAAGTGGCTATCACATACTCTTTGCCTAAGATACTCTTGTCGAAGATAAATGGTGTAAAAGGGGTTGACCTATCTCTAGTAGGTAGAAACCTTTGGATCATCAACAAGAATCTGCCAGACGCAGATCCTGAAGATGCATTGAGCGTTGGTAACGCTGGCCAAGGTTATTCGACTGGTGCATATCCTGCTGTTCGTACTATCGGTGCAAACATCAGACTTAGCTTCTAA
- a CDS encoding SusC/RagA family TonB-linked outer membrane protein, protein MNKTLLMSPVLMAGLLQQVAAQDRSISGKVTDRQTGEGLPGVTVLVKGTTNGVSTNSDGSFNLSNAPASGGTLVFSSVGYISVERALGNESTLNVGLATDSKQLSEVVVTALGQEAQKKSLGYSVSQVQAEELTQARQTNVVNSLAGKVAGVRVQASNGMVGSSSNIFIRGLTTFNGSNQPLFVVDGIPIDNGGGTNALQGGVSNSNRAIDINQDDIETVSILKGPAAAVLYGSRAASGAILITTKRGATLGSKKQSINVTSNYNIVKVGRLPDYQNTYGQGNRGNFNNIAQGSWGPRATGQIVTNFRGEDEALTINPDVIEDIFQTGSNFQNNVSLSGATERTRYFASYGNLHEVGVLDNNDLKRNTVTFNGNAQLTEKLRTGVNVIFSNSVSKRTPQGNQLSNPFFRTWFLPRSYDVHKYPFELSNGGQQVLNAAGGTAIPSNTWYSSDDNPLWTIKNNRYNDEVNRIVGNVSIGYDFADWLSLDYKLGTDTYAQESKQVNSRDSRGTSIVNTNPTLIGNIRDRTYTRRELSSYLNLTLKHDINEDFNLRLLLGNEINQRRDNDVGVTGSDIQVRGYDNITSAKTFIPFGLETETRLIGFYGDLNVGYKDFAFLGLTGRNDYSSTFSKENRSYFYPGASLSIVFTEAIPSLKDNKIFTSGKLRGAAATVGREAPVYSTDTYFASTNNPSDGFGPAINFPFRGQLGQSLDNVGGNPNLGPEFTTTYEAGVDLSFFGGRLSLEGTVYNQQSKDIIFQVPVAGASGFTNIFQNIGKSEAKGIELLITSTPVKIGGFTYSNSINWTRIRNRVISLAPGVDQITLGGFVSPSTRLIAGQPYGVLFGSVFQRSPQGELLLTPQGRTQLALDNKVVGDPNPQWTGGFTNTFSYKGLTLNTLLDIRYGGDIISRNVSDMRRQGAVKETADRDNVYVIKGVIAQADGSFTPNNVQITAEDYFEDLYGFGKAEFVVFDASWIRLREVALTYALPKSITDRTFLGNVELGLNARNVFLYSPNVPHIDPEVNAQGQSNSQGLEFNALPQSRTYGASIRLTF, encoded by the coding sequence ATGAATAAAACCCTACTCATGAGTCCTGTACTCATGGCCGGCCTGTTGCAGCAGGTGGCGGCACAAGACCGGAGCATCTCTGGTAAAGTAACGGATCGGCAGACTGGTGAAGGCCTACCCGGTGTAACAGTACTCGTAAAAGGCACGACAAATGGTGTTTCCACGAATTCGGACGGTAGCTTTAACTTAAGCAATGCGCCAGCATCCGGTGGTACGCTTGTTTTTAGCTCGGTTGGATACATTTCTGTAGAGCGTGCGCTCGGTAATGAAAGCACCCTCAACGTAGGCCTTGCTACAGACTCAAAGCAGTTGAGCGAAGTAGTTGTTACTGCTTTAGGGCAAGAGGCACAAAAGAAATCATTGGGATATTCTGTATCTCAAGTGCAAGCTGAAGAACTTACTCAAGCTCGTCAGACCAACGTAGTAAATTCGCTAGCTGGCAAAGTGGCTGGTGTGCGAGTTCAAGCCTCTAACGGCATGGTTGGTTCCTCTTCGAATATTTTCATTCGTGGTCTAACCACGTTCAACGGTAGCAACCAGCCTTTGTTCGTAGTTGATGGTATTCCAATCGATAACGGCGGTGGTACTAACGCTCTGCAAGGTGGTGTATCCAATTCCAACCGGGCCATTGACATCAACCAAGACGACATTGAAACAGTATCCATTCTGAAAGGGCCTGCAGCGGCTGTGCTTTATGGGTCGCGTGCAGCCTCGGGTGCTATTCTCATCACTACAAAGCGAGGTGCGACGCTAGGCTCTAAGAAGCAATCCATAAACGTAACTTCTAACTACAATATAGTTAAAGTAGGGCGCCTACCCGATTACCAGAACACGTACGGGCAAGGCAACCGCGGTAACTTTAATAACATAGCGCAGGGTTCATGGGGGCCACGTGCTACAGGCCAAATTGTTACTAACTTCCGTGGTGAAGATGAAGCACTGACTATCAATCCTGACGTTATTGAGGACATCTTTCAAACAGGCTCTAACTTCCAAAATAACGTTTCTCTATCTGGAGCAACTGAGCGTACTCGCTATTTCGCTTCCTATGGCAACCTACATGAAGTAGGAGTATTAGATAACAACGACCTGAAGCGTAATACTGTAACGTTTAACGGTAATGCTCAATTAACGGAAAAGTTGCGTACCGGAGTCAATGTAATTTTCTCCAATAGCGTTTCTAAACGTACCCCGCAAGGCAACCAGTTATCTAACCCTTTTTTCCGGACTTGGTTCTTACCACGTAGTTATGACGTGCACAAGTACCCATTTGAGCTATCCAATGGTGGTCAGCAGGTTCTGAATGCTGCAGGAGGTACCGCTATACCAAGCAACACATGGTACAGCAGCGATGACAATCCTCTGTGGACAATCAAAAACAACCGGTATAATGACGAGGTAAACCGCATTGTTGGCAACGTCAGCATAGGATACGATTTCGCTGATTGGTTATCCTTGGATTACAAACTTGGCACTGATACCTACGCTCAGGAGAGCAAACAGGTCAATTCGCGCGACAGCCGGGGTACAAGTATTGTAAATACAAACCCTACCCTCATTGGAAACATTCGTGACCGGACCTATACTCGTCGGGAACTCAGTTCTTATTTGAACTTAACTCTCAAGCACGATATCAACGAGGATTTCAATTTACGCCTGCTTTTAGGTAATGAAATCAACCAACGTCGCGACAACGACGTGGGCGTTACTGGAAGTGATATCCAGGTTCGGGGATACGATAACATCACAAGCGCTAAAACTTTCATTCCTTTCGGTCTCGAAACTGAGACCCGGCTGATTGGTTTTTATGGTGATTTGAATGTTGGGTACAAAGACTTTGCTTTCCTCGGACTGACTGGTCGTAATGACTACTCTTCTACCTTCAGCAAAGAGAACCGCTCGTATTTCTACCCTGGTGCATCGCTTAGCATTGTCTTCACCGAAGCTATACCAAGCTTGAAAGACAACAAAATTTTCACTTCCGGCAAACTCAGAGGTGCTGCCGCTACAGTAGGTCGTGAAGCTCCAGTATACTCTACGGATACCTACTTTGCTTCTACCAACAACCCTTCAGACGGCTTTGGCCCCGCAATCAACTTCCCTTTCCGTGGTCAACTAGGACAATCATTGGATAACGTAGGCGGCAACCCAAATCTAGGTCCAGAATTCACGACTACTTACGAAGCGGGTGTTGACTTGAGTTTCTTCGGTGGCCGTTTGAGCTTAGAAGGGACTGTTTACAACCAGCAGAGTAAAGATATCATCTTCCAAGTACCAGTTGCTGGGGCTTCTGGGTTCACCAACATATTCCAGAATATTGGTAAGTCAGAGGCAAAAGGAATAGAGTTGCTTATTACGTCAACCCCTGTGAAGATTGGTGGCTTCACCTATAGCAACTCGATCAACTGGACGCGCATTCGTAACCGTGTTATATCGTTGGCTCCTGGTGTAGACCAGATTACTTTAGGTGGCTTTGTGTCACCTAGCACCCGCCTGATTGCGGGCCAGCCATACGGCGTACTTTTCGGTTCCGTATTCCAGCGTTCGCCTCAAGGTGAGCTGTTGTTGACTCCTCAGGGTCGCACTCAATTGGCATTGGATAACAAGGTAGTTGGTGATCCTAACCCGCAATGGACTGGTGGATTCACAAACACCTTCTCTTACAAAGGCCTGACTCTTAATACACTTCTGGATATACGCTATGGCGGCGACATCATTTCCCGCAACGTGAGTGATATGCGTCGTCAAGGGGCAGTAAAAGAAACCGCTGACCGCGATAATGTATATGTTATCAAAGGCGTAATTGCTCAAGCCGATGGGAGTTTCACGCCCAACAATGTTCAGATTACAGCCGAAGACTATTTCGAGGACCTTTATGGATTTGGCAAAGCAGAATTCGTAGTGTTTGACGCTTCCTGGATTCGCCTACGTGAGGTAGCTCTAACTTACGCCTTACCTAAGTCAATAACTGATAGAACGTTCTTGGGTAATGTAGAGTTAGGGCTGAATGCACGCAACGTGTTCTTGTACTCTCCTAATGTGCCTCATATTGACCCAGAAGTTAACGCTCAAGGTCAAAGCAACTCACAGGGTCTGGAATTCAACGCTCTGCCCCAGTCACGTACGTACGGCGCTTCGATTCGCCTCACCTTCTAA
- a CDS encoding SusD/RagB family nutrient-binding outer membrane lipoprotein: MRFFRFTKYVAFTASLGLLGACDDFLDVNQSPNAILVAPAPNVLVAAESHVGFQMGSDISRFSLLFAQQFAGQGGGGIQGAEYDRYNLTATDINNVWRSGIYGGGLADLQKLIDQTQATSPHYAGVSKIMQAYLYGITTDTWGDIPYTEALKFATNVQPTYTASADVYTGLITLIDSGIEDLDKTSALAISTDDLIYGGDLAKWKKFANTLKLRLYLHYYPKVSPTATSSIAKLLEQGPNSFMTSNADNFQLNFAAVSNNENPIHQFDLRRPNQIFPSATIVNLMNGKTDPRRASYFTVFPSGGQQYTGAVNGTGTNGVSTSFSRLHTFIRGAATTTGTTTTYTGAAPVRMLTFAEYNFILAEYYQRTGNTTSAITALNAGIRASMTMADVSAADADAYVLRVPALIAANGLLRTIIEEKFVANFGVAVEPWTDWRRTGFPALPLATNAAVQQIPRILPYSDLERVANPANTPARTDLTAPSVFWDPGR, from the coding sequence ATGCGCTTTTTTCGCTTTACTAAATACGTTGCATTTACAGCCTCACTAGGGCTGCTGGGTGCTTGCGACGATTTTCTAGACGTGAACCAGAGCCCTAATGCTATATTGGTTGCTCCGGCACCTAACGTATTAGTGGCAGCCGAAAGTCACGTAGGCTTCCAAATGGGGTCTGACATCAGCCGCTTCAGTCTTTTATTTGCCCAGCAATTTGCAGGGCAAGGTGGAGGTGGTATTCAGGGTGCTGAATATGACCGATATAACCTTACAGCTACCGATATCAACAACGTGTGGCGTAGTGGTATCTACGGAGGTGGGCTAGCAGACCTCCAAAAACTGATCGATCAGACCCAGGCTACCAGCCCACATTATGCTGGTGTCAGTAAGATTATGCAGGCTTACCTGTATGGCATCACAACAGATACTTGGGGAGATATTCCTTACACAGAGGCTCTGAAGTTTGCCACTAACGTTCAGCCAACTTATACCGCCTCCGCAGATGTCTACACTGGCCTTATCACGCTTATCGACTCAGGTATTGAGGATCTTGATAAGACCTCAGCGCTTGCAATAAGCACCGATGACCTAATATATGGTGGTGATTTAGCTAAATGGAAGAAGTTTGCGAATACGCTCAAACTACGGCTGTATTTGCATTATTATCCCAAGGTATCTCCCACCGCTACTAGCAGCATTGCAAAATTGCTTGAACAAGGGCCGAACAGCTTCATGACCAGCAATGCAGATAATTTTCAACTGAATTTTGCTGCTGTATCAAATAACGAGAACCCCATCCACCAGTTCGATCTTCGTCGTCCAAACCAAATTTTTCCGAGCGCGACGATCGTTAATTTGATGAATGGCAAAACAGACCCACGTCGAGCTTCTTACTTCACCGTGTTTCCATCAGGTGGTCAACAGTACACTGGTGCTGTCAATGGTACTGGTACGAACGGAGTTAGTACCTCTTTCTCACGTCTTCATACTTTCATTCGTGGTGCGGCCACTACTACAGGTACTACCACCACGTACACTGGCGCGGCCCCGGTTCGGATGCTAACATTTGCTGAGTATAACTTTATCTTGGCTGAGTATTACCAGCGTACAGGAAACACAACCAGTGCTATAACTGCTCTCAACGCCGGTATCCGTGCATCTATGACAATGGCAGATGTTTCCGCGGCTGATGCAGATGCGTATGTGTTGCGTGTACCAGCTCTAATTGCAGCTAATGGTTTGCTAAGAACAATAATTGAGGAGAAGTTTGTAGCCAATTTTGGTGTAGCAGTGGAGCCTTGGACTGACTGGCGCCGTACCGGCTTCCCGGCCTTACCTCTTGCCACAAATGCTGCTGTCCAGCAGATTCCACGTATTCTCCCTTACTCTGATCTGGAGCGTGTAGCTAATCCAGCAAATACCCCAGCGCGGACCGATTTGACGGCTCCATCTGTATTCTGGGATCCAGGCCGCTAG